TTAAAACTCGCCTCTCTCTCTCACCGCGTGCGGGAACACTTTGCTTTAGTCTGTCCGGAAATCCCCAACATTCCTAAATCTCTTCACGGTATAGAAGAAGCTCTGCGTACTGCTGTATCTTCGCATTCTTGCTCTGAGTACCCCTACCTCCCAACAATTCCAACAAGCAAAGAAACTATGCTATTTCTGTCTGCGATGTCGCAGAATACCCCCTCGGTGAAACTCTCGTACTTCTGTTATTCCTTGGTATCGTTTCCTTCGCAGCAAAATCCTACCCTACCCTACAAAGCAAATATCTCTGTCAAGGGAGAAGGAAATCCTGAAGACGTGTCTGAATTCCTCCGCAAAATATCTATGCACCCTAAACTCTCTAACATCATGCAGACACCATCCAGCGGACACACTTTTGAGTTACAATTCACTATAGTTTCCCAGGAAGTCCTATGAAAAAATGGTCTTTAATTTGTGCGCTTATTGCTTTGAGTTTAGTTAGCTGCCTTCCTATTATAGGGATTGTTTATAAACATGCCCGGACAACAAAGCGCTGGGAAGCTCTCAACTCGCACATTCTTACCTTAAAGTTGATGAAAGATCAATTCGACATTATCAAGAACAAGAATGAGCACCTCAAACGACAGCACAAAAATATCCATCCCCAAGAACTCCTCCAAGCAAATAAGCAAATCCGCCTATTAGGTAGGGAACAAGATCGGTTAGCCTCCCTCAAAGAAAATTCCTTGATTTCTCAGAGTAAAGAAGTGTGGTGCAGGAAACAACTATTTCTCTCATCAAACAACCAGGTGATATGGTTTATCGGGCAAATTTCCGATGATCTGATATCCCTACGTCTGGAAAATCCCGTAGAAGCTGATAGTGATAATGTTGAAGAACTTTTCTATTTATTCGATGTCAATAACCCCAAAGCGCCTTTGGCCTTCTTTACACATTGGGAAATGACAAAACACACTACACCATTAAACAATCAGGTGTGGTCTATAAACGCTGAGGCTATAAGTCGATGGTTATAAGAAAATTTTTATGTTTATTTCTTCTATATTGTGCTTGTATGACTCCAGGGTATGCCTCTGGAACTTATGAGAAACTTACACTAACAGGAATTAACATCATCGATAGGAATGGCTTATCGGAGACCATTTGCTCTAAAGAGAAGCTAAAAAAATATGCTAAGGTAGATTTTCTCTCTCCTCAACCTTATCAAAAAGTCATGCGTATGTATAAAAACGCACGAGGAGAAAATGTCTCTTGTTTGACGACCTACCACCCCAACGGACAATTAAAACAGTATCTTGAGTGCGTGAACAACCGCGCTTGTGGACGTTACCGAGAATGGCATAGTAATGGAAAAATCAAAATCCAAGCAGAAGTCATAGGAGGAATTGCTGATCTCCATCCTTCAGCAGAATCCGGATGGTTATTCCACGGAACGACTCTAGCACACAATGACGAAGGCATACTGGAAGCTGCTATTAATTATGACAAGGGTTTACTCCAAGGAACTTCCTATTACTACCATTCTAATGGTCAAGTGTGGAAAGAGTGCTCTTATCATAAAGGCCGCGCTCACGGTGATTTCCTCACGTATACATCTGAAGGATTTCTACTAAAAAAACAGACATATCAAGATGGAGAAAAGCACAGTGTATCCATACGCTATGAAGAACGCTCTAATACTGTGCTCTCGGAAGAAGAATACGATAACGGTCTATTGTTAAAAGGCTATTACCTAGACCCTGAAACTCATCAAATATTTTCTGAAATCACCAACGGCAACGGAACACAAGCGATCTATGGCAAACACTCTATCGTAGAAACACGGGTGTTCGTCCGTGGGGAGCCTCATGGAAACGTGACTGTATTTGATAGTCTCGGCAATCAAGTTCTGCAAACCTACACATTATCTGAAGGCATAAAACATGGTGAAGAGCTATTTTTCTATCCCGATTCTGGAAAATCTAAACTCCTTTTAACATGGAATCACGGCATTTTACAAGGCCCTGTAAAGACTTGGTATCCGAATGGATCTCTAGAAAGCTGTAAAGAATTAATAAATAATAAAAAATCAGGCCTGTTAACGTTGTATTATCCTGAAGGGCAGATCATGGCTACTGAAGAATATGATAACGAGTTGCTTGTAAAAGGCGAATATTTCCGCCCTGGAGATCGGCACCCCTATTCTAAGATAGATAAAGGTTATGGCACAGCAGTATTTTTCACATCTTCAGGAACGATAACTAAAAAAATCCCTTATCAAGATGGCAAACCGTTAGTGAATTAGCTATGGACACTTCCGTAACTACTGATAAGAAAAAACAACGAGAATTTTTTTCTTCACTACGACAATCTATACAAGAACCTCGGTTATCACAAGCCTCTCAGGCCATAGCTTCTTTTGTTCGTCTTCTCCCCAAAAGCAGTTGTGTTCTTTCCTTTGTTCCTTTTCGATCAGAAGTGAACATCAATTTGGCCAATCAGATTCTGATTGAACACTTCTCACTAGCACTACCTAAAATAGACAATCATGAACTGACGCCCGTCCAGGTGCCTTCGCTAAACGACCTTACAAAAATCGTGCACCCCCTGCGTCTCGCTGAGTTCGATTTACCCCATATCTCACCACAAGAGATCACCCATGTTCTTGTTCCTGCCTTAGCTTTTGATGAGGATAACTACCGCCTGGGTTATGGCGGTGGTTGTTATGATCGTTGGTTAGCAAAATACCCCCACCTTATCTCCATAGGCGTAGGATTTAAAGAACAAAAAACCGCTAGTCTTCCTAGAGAATCTCATGACATGCCCTTATCTCAAGTATTTTTAGCTTAATATTTTTCTCAGAAAGGTCTTCATAAATATTTCCGAGTCATTTTTTACTTCTTTATTCCCTATACCTTTGTCTTCTCATTGAAAAATCTGTGAATTGTCAATAACACACCCTCTGTGTATGATGACAATCCACTGTCAAGGTGAACCACGAAAAATCTTTTACCTAATAATTGCAACAAACCTACAGATACAGAAAATGTTACATTTACAACTGCTTTCTATCTTGACTGGTGTGAAAAATTGGGTTATCCATAAAAATCAAAAGAAAAGCCAAGCATACATCTATCATCAAAAATCACCACTCTGACATCTCTTAGCTGAGTTACGAGAAGAAGCTTACCCATTCTTCTCTCAAAGTCCAAAATG
Above is a genomic segment from Chlamydia abortus containing:
- a CDS encoding 5-formyltetrahydrofolate cyclo-ligase, which encodes MDTSVTTDKKKQREFFSSLRQSIQEPRLSQASQAIASFVRLLPKSSCVLSFVPFRSEVNINLANQILIEHFSLALPKIDNHELTPVQVPSLNDLTKIVHPLRLAEFDLPHISPQEITHVLVPALAFDEDNYRLGYGGGCYDRWLAKYPHLISIGVGFKEQKTASLPRESHDMPLSQVFLA
- a CDS encoding toxin-antitoxin system YwqK family antitoxin, coding for MVIRKFLCLFLLYCACMTPGYASGTYEKLTLTGINIIDRNGLSETICSKEKLKKYAKVDFLSPQPYQKVMRMYKNARGENVSCLTTYHPNGQLKQYLECVNNRACGRYREWHSNGKIKIQAEVIGGIADLHPSAESGWLFHGTTLAHNDEGILEAAINYDKGLLQGTSYYYHSNGQVWKECSYHKGRAHGDFLTYTSEGFLLKKQTYQDGEKHSVSIRYEERSNTVLSEEEYDNGLLLKGYYLDPETHQIFSEITNGNGTQAIYGKHSIVETRVFVRGEPHGNVTVFDSLGNQVLQTYTLSEGIKHGEELFFYPDSGKSKLLLTWNHGILQGPVKTWYPNGSLESCKELINNKKSGLLTLYYPEGQIMATEEYDNELLVKGEYFRPGDRHPYSKIDKGYGTAVFFTSSGTITKKIPYQDGKPLVN